A window of Pseudomonas denitrificans (nom. rej.) genomic DNA:
TGGTCTGGTCAGCGCCTGAAAGAGCTGCTGGAGGCCTCAGAAGACGTTACCCCAGTGAAGCCTGCGACGGTAAAAATGGCCGGTTTCCAGACTCACGATGGGCGACAGTTAGCGCTCGAACCAGGCCGAAAGCCGGCACTGTTCCTGGAACCCGGCGATTGGATGGCTGAGGCCAAGTCTTTTTTGCCTACCTGGGAGACTTACGCGGCAGAGCGCACCCGACACAGCGGTCTAGAAGCTAATGCTCCTCGCTTGTGGCTTGGGGCCCCAGCCATTTTAGTGAGCCTGCCTAGCGAGGAGGCTTTCCAGGGCCTTCTGGGCTTGTACCTAGATGACATGCCAATTGATCGGCAAGCAACCGAGATCAAGAGTGGATCAAACCTCATGAGCAGCGCACCTCTGAATCAAATCCTCTTTGGCCCCCAGGTACCGGTAAAACTTACGCAACCGTCGAGGCCGCATTGGAGGTGTTGGATCAGTCCTATTTGGTTGCCAATCGCCAGGACCGTTTGTTGCTTAAGACTCGCTTCGATCAGTTGGCAGAGGAAGGACGCATTCGCTTTGTAACGTTCCATCAGAGCTTCAGCTATGAGGACTTTGTTGAAGGTTTGCGTGCTGAAAGCGACGAGACTAGCGGACAGCTGCGTTATGAAGTAGTTGATGGCGTATTCAAGAGTCTGTGTGAAGTAGCTGCCGCTAAGGTGATGCAGCAAGCGGAGGCTCCGCTTGATCTGGGGAAGCGCCGCGTCTGGAAAATGTCACTCGGTAATACGTTGGGCAGCGATGCCGGCATTTACGACGAGTGCTTGCAGGGCGGCTATGTGCTGCTGGGGTACGGTGGCGGCGTCGACTTCAGCGGGTGCAAAAGTCGCGGCGAAGTCCGACAGCGCTTTGGTGAGGCCGGTGTATCGCTTGATGGCTCCAATGATTACAGCCTGACCAGCGTCTCGGCATTCGTCACCAAGATGAAGCCGGGCGACTTGGTTGTGGTGAGTGACGGCAATTTTAAATTTCGCGCCATTGGCGAAATTTCTGGGGACTACACCTTCAAGCCGCATGCAGAGTATGAGGATGGCTACGCCCAGATGCGCTCGGTGAAGTGGCTGCGCCAATACAGTCCCTCTCTGCCGCATGGTGAGTTGCTCAATGCCCAGTTCAGCCAGATGACGTTGTATGAGCTGCGTAGCCCAACGTTAAATCGCGAGAAGCTGCAGGCATTGTTGGGCTCCCAGGTAGCCACTAACGCTGGCCATATTTTCTCAGTGGGTCAGGTTTTCGGCAGGGACTATCAAGTTGTACAGGCGACCTCCGACCTGCTTGAACTGAAAAAGCCAAATGGCAATTCGCTTCCTTTCTCTATCAGCATGTTGAGCGAGCTGGCTGAGGCAGTGCGTACAGGAAAGATTACGCTGAAGGATATCCGTGAGAAAACTGCCGTCGAGAAGCTTCCGGGATCGACGCTGGAGCCTTACTTGGTCAACGGCTATAACAACATCCTGTCCCCATTGGTTGAGCACATACTTACAGCTGGGGCTGCAGGCGGAGCTGATAGCAATTCGGCTGCTCGGGTTTTGATCATCGACGAGATCAATCGAGGCAATGTTTCTCGCATCTTCGGTGAACTGATCACTCTGATTGAGCACTCCAAGCGCGCGGGCGCTAAGGAGGCTCTTTCGGTGGTGCTGCCTTACTCCAAGCAGCGTTTCACTGTTCCGCAGAACGTCTACCTGATTGGCACCATGAACACTGCTGACCGCTCTCTGGCAGGGCTGGATATTGCACTGCGCCGTCGTTTTGAGTTTCGCGAAATGCCGCCTAGACCTGAGCTGCTGGATGATGTGGTCATTGGCGGTCTGAATGTTGGCCAACTCCTACGGACAATGAACCAGCGCATCGAGGTGTTGCTGGACCGGGACCACTGTCTGGGGCACGCCTACTTCATACCACTCAAGACCGAGCCCTCATTGGAGCGATTGGAGGCTATTTTTCGCAACCAGATCCTGCCGTTGTTGCAGGAGTATTTCTTCGAGGATTGGGAGCGGATTGGCTGGGTACTGAATGATCAGCAGGCGGGCACTCGGAACACCGAACGCTTTGTAAGACGCCCCAGGGTGAGCAGCGACTTGCTGAGCTGTTTGGTGGCGAGGTGGCAGAGAAGCTCAGTGATCAACGCTGGGAGTTGAACGGCAATGCCTTTAGCTCGCTGGACAGCTATCTCACAATTCTGGGCGGAGCCCTGTGACGGTCAAGCTGATCACCATCCGTGAATACGCTCGCCTCACTACCGAGGCGGTAATGCCTTCGCTGGATGAGGCCCAAATTTCGAGCAGCGCCTTTGACTGGCTCTGCGAGCTAAGTGCTCGTTTTAACCGGGGCGGCGCCACGCTTCTGCAGGTGGAGGGGCGCCGTTCGCTGAAGTGGGATAGCTATGTAGGTGTACTGGAAACGCCCTGCGGTACGCGGCTGGAAATTCTTCCCAAACATCATCAGCAGGATGATTGCAGGCGGAAAAGCAGAGTGCTGTTGCGCAAGCTTATTCAGAGCGCTTTGTCGTTGAAGCCTCGCGAGGCATCGGCAACTAGCCTCGAACTGTTCGATGCGCCCCTAAGTGAGTGGGTGATGGGGCAGTTTCTCAACGAGTTGGACCTGCTGGTTAAGCGTGGCGTGCGCTTCGATTACCAACGTGTCGAAGAAGAGCAGCGCTTTCTACGTGGCCAGCTCAACATAGTGTCACAAATGCGCCAGCCGCCGGGGCGGCAGCATCACTTCCAGATCCGCCATGATGTGTTCTTGCCTGATCGAGCAGAGAACCGCCTGCTGAAGTTGGCGTTGGAACTGGTGGCTAAGACCACGCAGGACGCCATTAACTGGCGCCTGGCAAGCGAGCTGCGCGCAATGTTGGCTGAGATACCTGCTAGCCGCCACGTGAGCATGGACCTGCGCGCCTGGAGCTGTGATCGACTGATGGCGCATTACCAGGCAATTAAGCCTTGGTGCGAGTTGATCCTCCAGCAGCAGATGCCCGTTGCTGTGACTGGACAATGGCAAGGCATGAGCCTGCTCTTCCCGATGGAAAAGCTGTTTGAGTCTTATGTGGAGCGCTGGTTGCGGCAGCAATTGGTTGTAGGAGCACGACTAACGTCGCAGGCCGCTCGCCATAGCCTTTGTGTGCACGATCAACGCGCCATGTTTCGCTTGGAACCTGACCTCTTGCTGGAGAGTGGTCAAAAGGCCTGGGTGCTGGATACTAAGTGGAAAAAGCTGGATGGAAGTGATCGGCAGAACAAGTACGGGCTCAGTCAGGCGGATTTCTACCAGCTCTTTGCCTATGGGCAAAAATATCTTGGTGGGCAGGGGGAAATGGCGCTGATTTACCCACGATGGGCCGCTTTTGAGCGGCATCTGGCACCGTTCGAGTTCAGCCCAGAGTTGAAGCTCTGGGTGCTGCCCTTTGATCTGGACGCCGATACCTTGTTGGGGCTGGACCAGGTGGACTTTGCTCGCTGTATGCGCCAGCCGTGCTATGCCTTGGACTTGCTGGCTTAAGAGAAGGATTGAGGTTTGGGAATGACCGAAGACCAACTGGAACAGGACGCCCTCGGCTGGTTGAGTGAGCTGGGTTACCAACATTTGTACGGGCCGGATATCTCCCACGAGGGAGTTAATCCCGAGCGCGCCAGCTATCGCGATGTGGTGCTGGCGATGCGCTTGCATGCGGCGATTGCTCGATTGAATCCGCAGGTGCCTTTGGCAGCGCGCGAAGATGCTTTGCGACAAGTGCTGGAGCTGGGATTGCCCGTACAACTCTCGGCGAATCGCCTGTTCCATCGCCTGCTGGTCAATGGCGTGCCCGTTCAGTACCAGAAAGAAGGTGAAACTCGCGGCGACTTTGTGCGATTGATCGATTGGGTTGATGTAGAGGCCAATGAGTGGCTGGCAGTCAACCAATATCGTATCGACGGCCCGAAACGGACCTGTCGGCCAGACATTATTCTTTTTGTGAATGGCTTGCCGCTGGTGCTGTTGGAGCTGAAGAACCCGGCTGATGTGAATGCCGACTTGACCAAGGCATTCAATCAGATCCAAACGTATAAGGAACTGATCCCGGACGTTTTTCACTATAACGAGATTCTGGTTATCAGCGACGGCAGTGAGGCGCGGATGGGCTCGCTGTCGGCCGATATTGAACGTTTTGCGCGCTGGCGCACGATTGATGGCGAGAAGCTTGATCCACTAGGCGAATTCAACGAGCTAGAGACTCTGATTCGCGGAGTCTTGGCGCCGGAGCTGCTGCTGGACTATCTGCGTTATTTCGTCCTTTTCGAGGACGATGGTCGACTTGTCAAAAAGATTGCCGGTTACCACCAGTTCCACGCCGTGCGTGCGGCAATCTGCCAGGTGGTTCAAGCTTCAAGGCCTGGCGGCACGCACAAGGGTGGTGTGGTTTGGCATACCCAGGGTTCGGGCAAAAGTATCACCATGACCTGCTTCGCTGCGCGGGTGATGCAGGCCGCCGAAATGGAGAATCCGACCATTGTCGTTATTACGGACCGCAACGACCTTGATGGCCAATTGTTCGGAGTGTTCTCCCTCTCGCAAGATTTGCTTCGCGAGCAGCCTGTTCAGGCCGCGACCCGTGGCGATTTGCGAGAGAAGCTGGGTAACCGCCCCAGCGGCGGCGTTGTTTTTGCCACCATCCAGAAGTTCATGCCAGGGGAGGATGAGGACAGCTTCCCAGTCCTTTCTACCCGCTCGAACATCGTGGTGATCGCCGATGAGGCTCATCGTACCCAGTACGGTTTCAATGCTGAGCTTAAGGTGGACACGCTTAAGGTTGCGGAGGGGCAGGCTCGCTATCAGGTGGGCTATGCCCAGCACCTGCGCGATGCCCTGCCTAACGCAACTTTCGTCGCTTTTACCGGTACACCGGTTTCTAGTGAGGACCGTGACACGCGCGCGGTCTTCGGCGATTACATCCACGTCTATGACATGCAGCAGGCCAAAGAAGACGGTGCCACGGTGGCCATCTTTTATGAGTCTCGGCTGGCGAAGTTGGCGCTTAAGGAAAGCGAGCTGCCACAGATCGACGACCAGGTGGACGAGCTGGCCGAGGACGAGGAGGAGGATCAGCAATCACGCCTGAAATCCCGATGGGCAGCTTTAGAAAAGGTCGTCGGAGCCGAGCCTCGTTTGAAGCGCGTGGCGGCTGATCTAGTGGCGCATTTCGAGGAGCGCAATCAGGCTCAGCAGGGTAAGGCAATGATTGTGGCCATGAGTCGCGAGATCTGTGTGCATCTGTACAACGAGATCATCGCACTGCGCCCTGAATGGCATGACGAGGATCCCGAGAAGGGAGCGATCAAAATCGTGATGACCGGCAGCGCCTCGGATAAGCCCCTGCTGCGCCCGCACATCTATCCCAATCAGGTGAAGAAACGCCTTGAAAAGCGCTTTAAGGATCCGAAGGATCCGCTGCAGCTAGTGATCGTGAGAGACATGTGGCTGACGGGCTTCGATGCGCCCTGCGTACATACGCTGTACGTGGACAAGCCGATGAAAGGCCACAACCTGATGCAGGCTATCGCCCGTGTGAACCGCGTGTTCAAGGACAAGCAGGGTGGCCTGGTGGTGGATTACATCGGTATTGCTAACGAGCTAAAGGCCGCGTTGAAGGAGTACACCGCAAGCAAAGGGCGTGGCCGGCCGACAGTGGATGCTCACGAAGCCTATGCAGTGCTTGAGGAAAAACTCGATGTTCTGCGCGCCATGCTGCATGGTTTCGACTACAGCGATTTTATTATCGGCGGGCACAAGCTATTGGCTGGTGCAGCAAACCATGTTCTGGAATTAGAAGATGGTAAGAGACGCTTTGCCGATAATGCCCTAGCCATGAGCAAGGCATTCAGTTTGTGCTGCACCTTAGATGAGGCTAAGGCCGTGCGTGAAGAGGTGGCATTCCTGCAGGCGATTAAAGTTTTGCTCACTAAGCGAGAAATCAGCGCGAAGAAGAAAACGGATGAAGAGCGTGACTTGGCTATTCGTCAAATTATCGGTAATGCCGTAGTTTCTGGCGAAGTGGTTGATGTGTTTGCGGCGGTGGGATTAGAGAAGCCAAATATCGGATTGCTGGATGAGGATTTCCTTTCTGAGGTTAGAAGTCTTCCAGAAAGAAATCTTGCAGTTGAGCTCTTAGAACGGCTTTTGGAAGGGGAAATCAAGAGCAAGTTTTCCAGTAATCTTGCGCAGGAGAAAAAGTTTTCAGAGCTTTTGGGTGATGTAATTAAGCGATATCAGAATCGCTCTATTGAGACAGCCCAGGTCATCGAAGAACTTATCGAAATGGCCAAGAAGTTTGCCGCTGCTAGCAAACGTGGTGAAAAGCTTGGGCTGAATGATGATGAGTTGTCGTTCTACGATGCTTTGGCAAACAACGAGTCATCTGTGCGTGAACTAGGTGATGAGACTCTAGCTAAGATCGCCCATGAGCTGACCGAGAGCCTACGCCAGAACGTAACTGTGGATTGGAATAATCGCGATAGCGTGCGTGCAAAGCTTCGGCTCTTAGTCAAACGAATTCTACGGAAATATAAGTACCCTCCAGATCAGCAGGAAGCTGCGGCACAGCTGGTCTTGGCTCAGGCAGAAGCTCTCTGCAGTACATGGATGTAGTGTCGGCTTGAGGAGTTTCTAGCTCTTACTTTCGCTGTGAATCTCGCTAGAGTTGAGGATATTTTCCAGCCTGCGTCCAAGTTGGCTCCATGCCAAGGTTTTCTCTTCGGCGTAGTCATGGTGGAGATAGTGCCTGCGTACTTTTGACCCACCCAACAGGTGGTTTTGGCAGCGATCAATGATTTCAAGCGTGATGCCGAGCTCCTGCATCATGGTCGCGCCAGTGCGGCGCAAGTCATGCGGTGTCCATTCACCTTTGGAGCCCTTGCTTAGCACCAGTGAGTCGTCATGGTGGCGACCAGCAAGCGGCTTGCTGCGGTTCTTGAATCGGCACTGCCGGTCGCCGATCAGCTTGCTGACTGTCTTGGTATCGACATGACTAGACTCATCCTTGCTAGGGAAGCAGAAGGGCGTGTGTCCGGTTTCTTCATTCAGGCGCTTGAATTGTGCCAGGGCAAATGATGAAAGAAACACGTGGTGGTCCTGCCGCTTGCCCTTGTGGCCTTTCGTAGCTTCGGCAGGGATGAACCAGGTGCCTTTTTCCAAATCGACATGGCGCCATTCGGATTTGAGCAACTCGCCAATACGGCAGAGGGTGCTCAGGCAGATCCAGACGGCGCATTGCACGCGTGGATTGACCGGACGGATGCCTGAGTATTTCTGGCCGGCGGGGAGGGCGTCGTAGTCGCGCTCCAGTCTGGCGAAGATGTCGCGCAACTCTCGGATTTCATCAGGAGAGAGTAGGCGATCCCGCTGTTCCTCATAATCGTGGTCGAGCAGCTTGTTGACCTCTACCAGGTCGGCCGGATTGCCGTCGGCCATCAGGGTGCGCCATGGCTTGCGTTTCTCGGCCCAGCGCAGCATCTGGCCGATGTCCTTGCTGCGGATCACCACAGTGCGGTTTAGGCCGCGGGCTTTGACTGAGCGCAGGACGTTGAGCAGGTCTTTCTCGGTCAGGGTGCGCAGAGGCTTCTTGCCAATGAGTGGCAGCACATCCTTGGTGAAGCTGCGACGCAGTTCGGCATTACCGTCTTGGCGCGATACGCCATCGCGCATCCACTCCTCAAAAAGGTCGGCGACTGTCTTGTTCTCCGCTGCCTGGCGCTCGGCTTCGGCAATGGTGGCCGCAATAGCGGCTTGGGCTTCGATCTTGGCGGCCTTGCGGGCGGCAGTGGGATCGATCCCCTTTATGACTGTAGATTTCATTTCGTCGCGCTCGGTGCGAATCTGCGCCAGCGACTTCTTGGGCCAACTGCCCAGGCGATGATCGCGTTTCGCTCCATCCAGTTTGAACTCGTAGCGAAACAGGACAGTGATGCCTTTTACTCCGGCTCGAACCTTGGCGACTAGGCCGCCATCTTCGCGCAGTGTCTTGCCGTCGTCGGCCGAGGTGAGCGCTTCCAGTTGCTTCGCCGTCAGTTTTGCCACCTTCTACCCCTTGCCCGATTCGGTCGTCTTGGAATTTTGCCCCACTTTTGCCCCACCGAATGGCTTGGCTGTCGGTGGATGCTCGTGGATCGTGATGGACGCTAATTTAGCTTGTATGCCCCGTATTTACTAGGATGAAGGCGATCTATTGGTGTCCGCTAGCGTCCATGTAAATCCATCAAATAAGCGCATGGGGTGCAAGGGGTAGAGTGTTCGAATCGCTCCGTCCCGACCAAATTTGAAAAGGCCGGTTCAGCAATGAACCGGCCTTTTTGTATTTCTCTTTTCGCAAAGATTACCTAAATCGTCCGCCAACTCGGCGCGTCCCTGAGCGCCCAATCATCCTGCGCCGCCAGAAATGTCGGCAGGTCCCGTCGCGCTATCCATATTTCGCCTTGCCACTTGATGACGCCGATGCGTTGGTCGGCCCAGGTCATGAAGGCGCGGTGGGGGTGAGTGTCGGGGATGTGCTGGGTGTCGTGGAGGGTGGGGAGGACTTCGTCGCTGAGCCATTTGGCGATGTGGCGGTGTTCGGGGTGCCAGAAGCGGTAGAGGGCTTTGTAGGCGCCGGATTCGCTGATGACTTCCACTTCCTCGCGGAAGCCGCTGAGGTATTCCAGGACAACGGCGCGTTTTTGTTCCGGATCCATGCGCTTGGGCAGGTGGTAGGGGCGGCCGGTGCCGATCAAGCGGCCGAAGTCGAGGCCGACGAACCAGGGCTGGCGGTCGATCAGGATGGCGCGTAGCTGGTGGGTGTGGCGTTGGAAAATGACAGGTCTGTAGGCGTCTTGCATGGTGGAGCTCCATCTACGAGGTAGAGGAGCCGCCACACGTCGTCGCTATTCGAAGGGTGGCGGACCGCGCAGGGTTAGCGAACCGGGAGATGGTACCGGCAGACCCGAGGGTCTCCCCGCGCGATCCGCCATAGAGCCAGTAGTGAATACTACAGGCGTGAAAGGGCCTACAGGAAACCTTCGCTGTTTCCCGCATGCGCTTTCAGCGCAGTCGCGCCATCTCTCAAGTCGCTAAACCTGGCCACGGGATTGATCGTGACGGGCGGAGGATGGGGGAGGGTTTGCCGAGGCGGCAACCTGCAAAGCGCGTAGGAATTCGGGAAGCGCGCCTCTGGGATATGAGGTTTAGCGGTGCCTTCTTTATATAGGTGGCAGGACGCAGTTGCCCGGAAGCTGTCGATGCGCCCGTGCGGAGCGGGTGCAGGAGCGTGCTGCTTCTCTATTGAGAGGAGGAGGGGATAGGCCCCTTTGTCATCTTTCTGCAAAAAGTCGTTGACGGCCGATTTAAACTCCCTATAATGCGCACCACTCCCAGCGGCGAAGCGCTGAAAGAACTTGAAAATCAAGTACTTACAGAGATTCGAAGTTGAGAGTGGCGGTCAGGCAGGTGATTCACTTGCCGCTCTTCATTGGCTGCTCCGGCAGCGAGCTGAAAAGAAGGTCGCCGAGGTGGTTGACAGCGAGTTTGATCGCTGTAGAATGCGCCTCCCGCTGATGAGAGGGTTTCCTTCGCTGAAGCACAAGCGATTGAGTAGAAAAGAAATTTTCGAAAAATAAAGCTTGACGGAAAGAGAGGTTAGCGTAAAATGCGCGCCTCGGTTGAGACGAAAGCCTTAACCAACTGCTCTTTAACAAGTTGAATCAAGCAATTCGTGTGGGTGCTTGTGATGTAAGGCTGATGATCGACTGATTATCAGCAACGCAAGTAACACTCGTGAATTCGAGAGTTTTAGCTCTTTAAATAGAGCATGCGATTGCTGAGCCAAGTTTAGGGTTTTCTCAAAACCCAAGCAGTATTGAACTGAAGAGTTTGATCATGGCTCAGATTGAACGCTGGCGGCAGGCCTAACACATGCAAGTCGAGCGGATGATGGGAGCTTGCTCCCGGATTCAGCGGCGGACGGGTGAGTAATGCCTAGGAATCTGCCTGGTAGTGGGGGACAACGTTTCGAAAGGAACGCTAATACCGCATACGTCCTACGGGAGAAAGCAGGGGACCTTCGGGCCTTGCGCTATCAGATGAGCCTAGGTCGGATTAGCTAGTTGGTGGGGTAAAGGCCTACCAAGGCGACGATCCGTAACTGGTCTGAGAGGATGATCAGTCACACTGGAACTGAGACACGGTCCAGACTCCTACGGGAGGCAGCAGTGGGGAATATTGGACAATGGGCGAAAGCCTGATCCAGCCATGCCGCGTGTGTGAAGAAGGTCTTCGGATTGTAAAGCACTTTAAGTTGGGAGGAAGGGCAGTAAGTTAATACCTTGCTGTTTTGACGTTACCAACAGAATAAGCACCGGCTAACTTCGTGCCAGCAGCCGCGGTAATACGAAGGGTGCAAGCGTTAATCGGAATTACTGGGCGTAAAGCGCGCGTAGGTGGTTTGGTAAGATGGATGTGAAATCCCCGGGCTCAACCTGGGAACTGCATCCATAACTGCCTGACTAGAGTACGGTAGAGGGTGGTGGAATTTCCTGTGTAGCGGTGAAATGCGTAGATATAGGAAGGAACACCAGTGGCGAAGGCGACCACCTGGACTGATACTGACACTGAGGTGCGAAAGCGTGGGGAGCAAACAGGATTAGATACCCTGGTAGTCCACGCCGTAAACGATGTCGACTAGCCGTTGGGATCCTTGAGATCTTAGTGGCGCAGCTAACGCGATAAGTCGACCGCCTGGGGAGTACGGCCGCAAGGTTAAAACTCAAATGAATTGACGGGGGCCCGCACAAGCGGTGGAGCATGTGGTTTAATTCGAAGCAACGCGAAGAACCTTACCTGGCCTTGACATGTCCGGAATCTTGCAGAGATGCGAGAGTGCCTTCGGGAATCGGAACACAGGTGCTGCATGGCTGTCGTCAGCTCGTGTCGTGAGATGTTGGGTTAAGTCCCGTAACGAGCGCAACCCTTGTCCTTAGTTACCAGCACGTTATGGTGGGCACTCTAAGGAGACTGCCGGTGACAA
This region includes:
- a CDS encoding tyrosine-type recombinase/integrase; protein product: MAKLTAKQLEALTSADDGKTLREDGGLVAKVRAGVKGITVLFRYEFKLDGAKRDHRLGSWPKKSLAQIRTERDEMKSTVIKGIDPTAARKAAKIEAQAAIAATIAEAERQAAENKTVADLFEEWMRDGVSRQDGNAELRRSFTKDVLPLIGKKPLRTLTEKDLLNVLRSVKARGLNRTVVIRSKDIGQMLRWAEKRKPWRTLMADGNPADLVEVNKLLDHDYEEQRDRLLSPDEIRELRDIFARLERDYDALPAGQKYSGIRPVNPRVQCAVWICLSTLCRIGELLKSEWRHVDLEKGTWFIPAEATKGHKGKRQDHHVFLSSFALAQFKRLNEETGHTPFCFPSKDESSHVDTKTVSKLIGDRQCRFKNRSKPLAGRHHDDSLVLSKGSKGEWTPHDLRRTGATMMQELGITLEIIDRCQNHLLGGSKVRRHYLHHDYAEEKTLAWSQLGRRLENILNSSEIHSESKS
- a CDS encoding type I restriction endonuclease subunit R, coding for MTEDQLEQDALGWLSELGYQHLYGPDISHEGVNPERASYRDVVLAMRLHAAIARLNPQVPLAAREDALRQVLELGLPVQLSANRLFHRLLVNGVPVQYQKEGETRGDFVRLIDWVDVEANEWLAVNQYRIDGPKRTCRPDIILFVNGLPLVLLELKNPADVNADLTKAFNQIQTYKELIPDVFHYNEILVISDGSEARMGSLSADIERFARWRTIDGEKLDPLGEFNELETLIRGVLAPELLLDYLRYFVLFEDDGRLVKKIAGYHQFHAVRAAICQVVQASRPGGTHKGGVVWHTQGSGKSITMTCFAARVMQAAEMENPTIVVITDRNDLDGQLFGVFSLSQDLLREQPVQAATRGDLREKLGNRPSGGVVFATIQKFMPGEDEDSFPVLSTRSNIVVIADEAHRTQYGFNAELKVDTLKVAEGQARYQVGYAQHLRDALPNATFVAFTGTPVSSEDRDTRAVFGDYIHVYDMQQAKEDGATVAIFYESRLAKLALKESELPQIDDQVDELAEDEEEDQQSRLKSRWAALEKVVGAEPRLKRVAADLVAHFEERNQAQQGKAMIVAMSREICVHLYNEIIALRPEWHDEDPEKGAIKIVMTGSASDKPLLRPHIYPNQVKKRLEKRFKDPKDPLQLVIVRDMWLTGFDAPCVHTLYVDKPMKGHNLMQAIARVNRVFKDKQGGLVVDYIGIANELKAALKEYTASKGRGRPTVDAHEAYAVLEEKLDVLRAMLHGFDYSDFIIGGHKLLAGAANHVLELEDGKRRFADNALAMSKAFSLCCTLDEAKAVREEVAFLQAIKVLLTKREISAKKKTDEERDLAIRQIIGNAVVSGEVVDVFAAVGLEKPNIGLLDEDFLSEVRSLPERNLAVELLERLLEGEIKSKFSSNLAQEKKFSELLGDVIKRYQNRSIETAQVIEELIEMAKKFAAASKRGEKLGLNDDELSFYDALANNESSVRELGDETLAKIAHELTESLRQNVTVDWNNRDSVRAKLRLLVKRILRKYKYPPDQQEAAAQLVLAQAEALCSTWM
- a CDS encoding BRO-N domain-containing protein is translated as MQDAYRPVIFQRHTHQLRAILIDRQPWFVGLDFGRLIGTGRPYHLPKRMDPEQKRAVVLEYLSGFREEVEVISESGAYKALYRFWHPEHRHIAKWLSDEVLPTLHDTQHIPDTHPHRAFMTWADQRIGVIKWQGEIWIARRDLPTFLAAQDDWALRDAPSWRTI
- a CDS encoding McrC family protein — protein: MPSLDEAQISSSAFDWLCELSARFNRGGATLLQVEGRRSLKWDSYVGVLETPCGTRLEILPKHHQQDDCRRKSRVLLRKLIQSALSLKPREASATSLELFDAPLSEWVMGQFLNELDLLVKRGVRFDYQRVEEEQRFLRGQLNIVSQMRQPPGRQHHFQIRHDVFLPDRAENRLLKLALELVAKTTQDAINWRLASELRAMLAEIPASRHVSMDLRAWSCDRLMAHYQAIKPWCELILQQQMPVAVTGQWQGMSLLFPMEKLFESYVERWLRQQLVVGARLTSQAARHSLCVHDQRAMFRLEPDLLLESGQKAWVLDTKWKKLDGSDRQNKYGLSQADFYQLFAYGQKYLGGQGEMALIYPRWAAFERHLAPFEFSPELKLWVLPFDLDADTLLGLDQVDFARCMRQPCYALDLLA